A stretch of DNA from Castor canadensis chromosome 2, mCasCan1.hap1v2, whole genome shotgun sequence:
CCACTCCTCATATCAGCCGATGTCAAGAAAACATTTATTCCACTTGGTCAGCTCCAGCAGGTGTCAGTAACCTCCAGCAATAGCCAACCTGGATGACCATCTGTGTGCACTGTTGTGTAGCCATGGGTGGGGCAGGGGATCCTCCCTCCAGCTTCCACTGCCCCCACACAGGGGATGACCTGAGGTCTCCAGTGTCCATTACTGACCCAGAGGAGCCAGCCCACAGCCCAATGAAATGCACCCACTAGTTAACTTGCATGCCCTCACCCTTGCACACCTCCCATTCCCCATTGTCCCACAACTTCCAGCACTAGTTCACCAGCCAGTTAACAAGTTTTTCCTGAGAGTAATGAGCCCAGCCCTGTGCTAGACCCAGTTGGAGTTCAAGAAGAAATGATACAGTCTCTTGCCCTCAGGGAGCTCACAGTCTAGTCACacacatgagcacacacacaTTGGAAACTGGAGGTAAGACCAGACAGCACATAGTACTCAAGGGTAACACAGTGTGTTAACATGGGTACTGTTTAGAGAAGGAAGGAGTGTGGGCTGGCTAGACTGGGCAGCTCAGCCCTAATGGGTAAGGAGAGCTTagtagggaggaggaggaaaggaagaggacatTTCAGAGCAGTACAGGGGAAGGCACAGCACAGTTACAGCAGGGAGAAGACAAGCTGGATGAGTAGCAGAGAAAGGGCGTTTTGAGGTTTCCTCTAGGTTGGCCAATGATCAGAGCCATATGGAAACTCCCAGAGTAGGAAGTACCTCTCTTTTCTCTGATCTCCCCATGTGCTCCACAACCCCAGGATGAGGCCTACAGAGGGGAGTTCAGTAAGAACCTATGAGTCAAACTGCATGGGCAATAGCTGCAGGAAGACCCCAGGGCAAGAACCTACAGGTTCCATCCCAGCTTGGTGGGCCCCACATTTTCTGATGAGTGGTTCACTCTGAGGAGGCAGGTGAGCACTCGTGGGCTCTAGGCTGACTTGCTCAGGTTGGAAGACAGGAGTCCTTGTCCTGCAGTGCCCTGAGGCACACCCCCTCAACTTGCACCTTTTGTTCATTTGAGGGACACCCAACTCCTCCACTGCCAAGAGCCAGAGACACAAGGAACAGGGCTCTGGTCCTCTTCCTCCCCAGACAGGGGCTGCACACCTGGCCAGCAGGAGACATGGCTGTCTGGGAGTGGCTGATAGAAGCAGGATTCCTTCTCCCTGCCATAAACACAGACCAAACTCATGCTTCCACCAACCCCTCAGCAGTCCAGCCTTTCCCGAGACCTCACAGTGAAATCAGAGCTGAGGATGGGCACAGGTCTCCATTGTGAAAACCAGCAGCCTGTTAGGCAGAACAAGAAACATAAAACCAGAGGAACAAACCAGACGAGGGACCTCTGGCAATGTGAGGGGAAATTAGGGTCCAGAAACATAGTGCACTGTTAGGCTGGGGAGAAGGGGTTGACTAAAAGGATCTCCACCTCAGAATTCTTTATTCCCAAACAAGAGAAGGAGGCCACAGGGAGAATCACTACTTATATGGTGCCCTTGACTCGGGGACTCTGTGAATGTCATCTAAGGAAAAGTGGCAGGTGgaggaagcctccagggctgAGAGGTCCATAGTCTGGGGTCCAGGGGTTCCTGAAATTGCTTGAGATGGTTACATGAGTGCATGTGTTCTCCTGGGGAGAAGGCCCATGACTTCCATCATATTTTCAAAGGGCCACACAACCCCAAGTGTTAAGAACCTGTCTGGCTCAGAAAGGGAAATGAAGCCTGCAGGTGCTGTTTACAATTAGAGGGAGGTTTTGCCTCTAGAGCCAGGTCTGCCACCAACTTGCTATATTAGCTTAAATCAGTCACTTCCTATCTCTGAACTTCAGTCAAGTGGTAGGCCAGGCAGGAGCAGAGAAGCCAGCTCTCCACACACAGACGCTGTCCCTGTTGCCATACAAGCGTTGAGGTCCAAGGTCAGGCAGCCAGGAGGAGGCCTACCTGGCTATTACTCAAACCAGGCCTGGGGAGTTTTCTCACAAGGACTTGGAATTGGCCTTGAATTCCAGGCTCCATAGGGTTACCTCTACAGGTCACTGCAGGGTACCTCCCGAGGTAGGTCTTCTTAGGGGACATGTCTTCAGGCTAGGGTGTAGTGCCAGCCAGACCCCCATGTCGTCTAGTCTCTGTGCCCAGATGTGCCGGCACCTTCTGGGACATAAAGTCAGGCCTATTTTGCACCTGTTCACAGAAATAAAGAGATCAGAGTCAAGTCTTGCACTGAACTGGCCCACTCTGAATTTGTCTGGGGCTTTGATGGAGCCACCGAGGCCCCTATCAAACTCTGCCGGGGTTATTAACAGATCAAACACCTTGGGTTTGGGGCATCTGGGTGACTGGCTCCCGATGTCCCTGGACCGTGTGTAATCTTATTTTCTGCCATCAAATACTGACCCACATTAAACAGCCACTGGGAACAACAGGTAGAGAGCAATGGATCCCTGATAAGTCACACAGCACTGAGGATGGGCAGAAAAGGCAGAGGGAAGGAGCAGGTCTCCAGCACCTAGCAAGGGCATGGGCAAGGGCTCTGGGAGCAGAGGTCCTCACATCCTCCCACCATGTCCTCAGGCACCCATCTGAGCCAGTAATGCCCCTATCCATAATCCTTATCACATGTCCCCTGGCCATGTGCCCAAATCTTCCCAGCTCCATTTGCCATGGTTTAGCAGTAAAGCTGAAGGGTCCTGGCCCAGCATTCAAACCAAAACCCAGGCCTCTCCCACTGGAGCACTAGTTATAGTCTGGAGGCAAACTCAGCAAGCCCCCATTACCTCACTTACCAAAGGACCACAAAGGCTAGTGTCTCAAGGTGTCACCTTGCAAACAGAGGCCCCAGCTCTCCCTGTTCtcgctgtgtgaccttggccaatCCTCTTAGTTAGCTAGggccttttttcttttacctaGATGATCCCAAGACCTTCAAGGTTCTGCTCTTCCATCTGTCCTCCCGGTGCCTCTGATTCTCCTCTAAAGCACAGGTCTGAGCTCACTGTGTGCTACTCATTAAAAATCTCAGGTGTCCCTTCCCCTAACCCCGAAGTCCTTTGTAGGGCAAACTCCTCTTCGCTATCCAAACCCACCTTGAAAACCCTTCTCACACAATTGCTTTTTCTACAGCAATTCTTTTAGACTCCAGGAGCCGATTCAAATGGTCACCTTCCTGTTCCAGAGCCTCTTATAAGTTGTCCCTATTATAGCCTACATCCCTCTGTACAGGCATCTGTCACAGGCATGAGGTGAGCCCCAAGTGACCAGGCCTGGGGGTCCTCACCTGTTCTTTCTCCTGAAAGTGGAGCAGTGCACAGCATGGCACACAGAGGTACCTCAGCAAAATCTCTTTGGACAAGAGATGTCATCCTCTCATCTTATAATGGCAAATCTTCACAATAACCCAGGGAGGATTCTCTCGTCCTTATGCCCAacttacagatgagcaaactgataCATGAAGTTGAAATGACTTCTCAAGGCCACCAGACAATGGGTACAGGAGGCTGAGGCCTTAGGGTCTGAAGTTGGGTCTGGGGACTGTGGAAAGTAGCCCTCTCCAAGTCGCTTTCAATTCTGACATTCTGAGAATGAAGATCCAGTAAGCAGGGGGTCATAAGCAGACCTACAAGCCCACCTGACATTGAGAATCAGGGTCCTCCGCCACCCTCCCCGCCCTTGCCATCCTCCCAAGCCTCAGAGGGCTCTAGCCAGCCCTGCAGGTCTCACCTGCTCTAGGCCGCATGAGCCTGGGGAGGAAAACCCACACAGGAGCCCAAAGCAGCTGCGGGCAGCCAGCCAGAGGGAcctggatggggtggggggggggaagcgAAGGGGACAGCCAGAGCCCCTTCAACACAGCAAGCCGGCCCTCCCCCTGTCCCGGAAGCCCACCCAGAGAGCGGGCCGCAGCCCAGCGCCATCTCCAGGGCTTCAGGGACTGGAGGCAGCCAGTGGTGGCGGGCCACGCGTGCGTCATAGCACGCGGCCTAAATGGGCCGCCTGGCCCTCGGGCCCATGGCCGTGGCTGCGCTGGTGGGTCTTGAGCGAGCCCTCGCGCGCGAAGCTCTTGCCGCAGCGGGGACAGAAGTAGGGCCGCCGCTCCCCGAAGACCCCGGGGCGGCGCGGGTGCGGCGCGGGCATGCGCGCGTGGGTGCGCTGGTGGTTGAGCAGGAAGCGCGGCTCGCGGAAGCAGCGGCCGCACTGCGCGCACTGGTGCGGTTTCTCCCCGCTGTGGATGCGCTGGTGCGTGAGCAGGTTCTGCTTGAGGCTGAAGCAGCGGCCGCACTCCGGGCAGGGGAAGGGCCGCTCGCCGGTGTGCGTGCGCTGGTGCACCTCGAGGTTGTGCTTGACGCTGAACGCCTTGCCACACTCCGGGCACACGAAGGCGGCCGCGCGGCCCGTCCCGGCGTGGGCCTTCTGGTGCCGCACCAGGCTGGGCTGCTGCGAGAAGGTCTGGCCACACAGCAGGCAGCGGTGTGGCTGCTCCTCCGCAGGGTGGTGGATGACCAGGCCTTGGTCGTCCCCCAGACCCTCCTCCCCGTCCCCCACAGGGGACCTGCCCCTGGAGGACACCAGTTCGGTCATGGGCACTTCCAGCTGCAATCACCAGCCCCTGGGGAGTCAGAAGCAGAAAAGGAGTCAGGGGGACCCAAGAGTGAGCCAACCCCCAGCCGCAGGAGTTACTCAGTTCCCACAATGTCCAGTACTCACTCTCCCTCCTACAGTTTTGTTTAGACCAAACTTCCCTTTTTGCTCCTCTACCCCTTAATCACAGCCGGTCCTCCTCTGGGCTCTCTTCAAGAGCCACCTCCTCCTAGAAGCCTACCCTGACCTGGCCAGCCTCTCCCTGAGCCAGGCTGCCCAACTCTGTGACATTACTCATGGCTGTGCATGAGGGTGGTCCTGCTACATCTGCCCCCACCCCAGCTTCTCAAGGACACAGCTGCCTTCTGTTAACTGCGGCACCAAGACACAGCATAAACGCTGACAAGGAATATGCAGGGGCTGCTAGTATTTTAGCTTATTCTTCACCTGGGTCTATCTCGTCTCTCCAACCAGATTACCAAGGAGGAGGTAGGGAGCTGCGTCCTAAACCATCACTGATGatttaaagatatttcttttttgcaaagcctaagcagaaaacaaaacctcTGCAAACTTGAAAGGGACCTCACTAGGTTAAACATTAAAGGCAGCTCTTCTCTGTTTATCAGAATGAATCGTGTGCTTGAAAGGTTGCAAGTCACTGAACCCAAGTGTGAGCTCCCAGGGCCCTGGGTCTCAGTCCGATTCCTCTTGGTTAACCCCACGGCAAAGTGACACACTCAGTACTCAACAAACACCCCAGCCCTGGCTCCCTTCATTCAGGTTCTCCTAAAGACCCTCTTCCCAGGCCACTGTGTTCCTCTTAAGTGAGTTCCCGTTGTCTTCACAACAGCCCTAAGAAAGGGGCAGAGCAGTGTTATGGAGCTCCACTTTATAAACAGGGCAACTGAGGCTCGGTGAGGTCAAtatacttgcccaaggtcacacagcaaggtgAGCCAGGACTAGGCCCTAAGTGTCCAGACTCACTGTGTAAAGCTCTTTTCAATATACTAGCTGCTAAACAACTAAACACccctcaacaacacacacacacacacaccccccactaccaccaccaccaccaccccagccaCTGCAGCCCATCCATCCCCAAAAGGCTACAGCTCTTGTAGGGATACTGTTTTCCCACCACCACTCCCTTGTTCCCTCAAAACTCCTGCAGGGTAGGGGGGCTGGCTGCACTCACTCCCCATCCCCATCAGGGAAGCTTCTCAGGGCTCCCTGAACCTTTCTGTGGGCCTTCTTCACACTTTCAGCTTCAATCAACCTCCAGAATGGGGTCTCAGAGACGCCCCCCCCCTTCTTCTATCTTCAGGCCAGGGTCAGACAGGCACTGACCGTGGAGAAAAGGACAAGTAGCACTAGCGATTGACCCCACCCACAAGTCTTTCCCCAGACAGCTGCACTGACATTTGCAAAGACACACCACCAAAGTCCCCTTAGCCAATCTCAGCCTAGCCCTGTCACTTAGCAGCCTGCCCACCCTCCCAAGCTATACTCCTGACCGAAGCCCCGACTGCCCAGAGGGTCCAAGGCCGTGGGCCCTGTCCCTCCCCCAAGTTCCTCCATCAGTGCCACACTCACAGCCCAGGCTGCGCCCCGGCTCCTCGGGTCTCCAGCGGCGGCTCTTTCCTCTGGAGCCTGCGCCGCCCTGCGCAAATACGGTAACTCTCCCGCAGCGACTCCCGCGCCCCTTCTCCCCGCCCCCATAAAGACGGCCAACCTCCCTCCACGTTGTTCTTTACAAACAGCTGCATTCATCGAAAGagctccccccaccccgcccgaCCCCTAAGCCACAGCGACCCCGGGGAAAGATGGCAAACTGCGTGTCAACCCCACCCCCACGAAGACACGTAAGCCGCCACCCAGCTGCCACAACCCACCCTGCCAGGCTGCAAGCCCCGACTCCCCAAGGGAATGAATGCAACCCACCCCCCGCACCCGCGGCGGGCCCCGCGGAACCATGCGACCCTGGATAAATGGGTGATTAAGTCGCGGCAGTGCCACTCCGCAAAAGGGCTGCGCAGCTCCAGGCAAGTACGGTAGCGCGGCCGCAGTGACCCGCCCCCAAGGGTCCGGCAGTGGCCTCAATAAATACGGTAACCTCCCGCCGCGGCCCCAGCCGGGACCAGGGACTCACATGGCGCCGCCTCCCGAGCCCTCGGTCTCCGCCGCAGCGCCGCAGTCGCCAGCGTCGCCGCAGCCGCACAGCAGCCCCGTGAGGCTGGGAGGTCTAACTCGCCAACAGCCCGGCTGGCTGAGAAATGAAGGCTGCTAGTCCTGCGCCTGCCCAGGCAGGACATGGGTCCAGGTGGGGGCCGAGTCCCCGGGACGGGTCACCCCTAGTTCCCCAGGCCCCCACCCTAGCCATTCCCCTGTTAGGATTCCCCAGGCCCCAATTTGACAGAACACCATCCTCATCTCCCTCATCCAAGGCAGCAGTAGCCTAGCCAGGCCGGGAGCTGCCCCTAGCGAAGAGGGAGAGGTCGGGGtcgggggtgtgtgtgtggggggggagtggTAGCTAGATATTTCCCTGAGGAGAAAGAGGAGCATAAACGCAGGGGCCCCAGAGGTGTCTGTGCGGTGTTGGGGGGAGGGTGTCTCGGGGGCAGGACAGCACAGTCAGAGGGCAGAATCGGAGCACTGCCCTGGCCGTCAGTTTTGGCAAAGCCCACCTTACTATATAGCCTGGGTCACATCAATGACCATAGAGAGTAGAGGAAGAAATGACAACCCTGCAGTCCGCTCCTCCACAgatctgagtccactgtggtcaAAGGAGATCCCATAAAGGAACTGCTTGGAACACCCAGAGAAGCAGCAGGTGTGAGGCATAGGTAAATTCTGGTTTACCGCCCGCCTTTTAGTAATGATGCTCCTTGTTGTACATACCTCGGTGGAAAAACAGCCCTCTCCCATGTATTACCTCCTAGGAACTTCCCAGTAACCCTGTGCAGTCTAGGTTGGACGGGTgttattatcccattttatagatgggatttttttttttttaaagaaaagatgcgtgcatacctgtaatcccagtattcggGAGGCCTAGGccggaggatcctgagtttgagggcagcctaggctacacagcaagaccttgtctcaaaagaagagaagggaaggtggaagggaagggaaggaaaagaaagagggctggtggagtggctcaagtggtagagcgctggcCTAACAAGTGTGATCCTGAGTTGGAACACCAgtatggcagagagagagagagagagagaagagagagggaacaCAGAGCAGCTTCCCCTAACTAAGACCCATAGTTCTAACTGGCTCAGAATTCACATTTGGCCAGTAAAGATACAAGTGGGTGCCAGGCATGGTActacttgcctataatcccagcatcagGAAactagaggcaggaggatctcgagttcaagaccagcctgggatacatagtgaaaccctgtctcatatctagatagatagatagatagatagatagatagatagatagatagatagatagagttacaagtgcaagaaaaacaaataggcTTTCTCCCTGTGGGCCCTCAGTAGCTGCCAGGTGAAGGGAGTAACCATAATTCTTGGCTTTTTCTGGCAGATGGTGGACATGCTGTTAGGCAGTAGAGCTAATCCCTGGTGATGGGCTTTGGGAGACCCAAGCCTCCCACTATCATGAGGACCAAGCCTGTGGCTCCACAGGTGCCCAGTGTGCCTTCTGGAGCATGAGAACTGCAGAATTCCAGGGGGCCTAAGAGGCAGTAGTCAGCCCCTTGTTAGGGACACTGAAACCCAAAGCCAGGCCTACCTGCTTGCACAGCCCTCTCAGGACCAGTGTGTCCCAGCAGGCCCAGCCTGGCCCATTCTAGGCCTCTCGATGACCCACCTCACTCCCATACCCCCCTCCCTGCTGCTCCTGCAGCATCTCACTGAGCTCCATAGGTCCCCTCCCAAGGACACTGCTATCTTAAACAGAGGCAACAAGCAGGGACATAGGAAGCTAAAGGATTGAATCCACCAGGATAGATGTTTACCCCAAGGTCAAGTTTAGAGTTCCCATGGATAACAGAACGTCCTTTTCTCTAATGACAGTCCATACCCACCTCTCTGCTCATAGGACAGCCACATCTCCCAGCTTTCCAGCTTGTGTTGAAGAAGTTGTCACCTGCCAGAGCAACTGGTCTTCTGCAGGCCACAAGAGAAATGGGGACACTTAGTAAAGACTAGGGTTTCAAAAGCAAATTTAATAATACACCTGAGGTTGGCAGcatattttttggcagcattttCTAGGTAAGCTGAGcctaaacaaataataaataaataaaatagccaaGGGGTAGGGGTGGGAGGCAGACAATGCTAAGTCAGACTTTTCTACTCGGTTGGTTCACTTCTTCAGTCTCATACATGTACCTCCAGTCTCCCCCAGTCCCTCGTTTTCACAATAGGAAGACAATGTGGCAATATTCTGCAGACACAGCCAAGGCTTCTTCATCCAGGCAGGATAGTGGCCAATGTGTGACCACCACCATCCTGTGAGGCCCATGTGGCAGCTGGACTTGGGACCCTACAAAGCCCAGGGCTGCTAAGGTACCCTGGAGAGCAGCTGACTCATGGCTCCCTCCCATGTGGGTGGAGTGGATAGGTCAGCAAGCCTTGCTTGGCCCTGCGTGGTTTTTCCCTGGGACACACCACATGAACAGATGACTCTGGGATCTCCCAGTTCAGCTCTGCCTATCCTCCAGCTCCTCCTGCACCTCCAGGGCTCCCACACTCAGCAGGGCAACCACCTTTCCCCAGTGAGCTCTTCCCAACCCCAGGAACTGGACAGTAGTCCACAATATCTCTCCAAAGCACCTGATGCTAACCTCAAATTTAGTTGTCCCTATCAGGTTGTGAATGTCAAAGGGCAGGGACTGTATTTTTGGCTTCCCTGTATCCCAAGTGTCCTCCATATAAAAGGTCCTCAGTCAGGGTCAGTTAAGTGAATGAATGCATGTCTGTAAGCTACATCTGATAGCTGGCAGGGTTGGGGGGCGTCTGCCATGGAGGGGAAAGATGGTCCCCAAGGGGCTGATCAGTGTATTAACACAACATGAGGAGTTGCAGGCTGAGCTCCGGGCCCAGCCACAACTTTGAAGGCTGGCAGGGGCTGCAAAGACCTAGATGAAGATACGGGGCTCTGGGTGTGAGGCCTCATCTGCTCCACAGTCTTCTTTCCTTTGAATTAAAACTCAAGATATGACCTATGACATCAATTCGGCCAATACTTAAACTCATGGCAGGGCTGCTTAATACAGAGAACGGTTCGTTCCTCAGAGTCAGGGCGAAATGGGTAaaccctttccctctctttccatAGGCGCACATACACTGCAAGCAGTTTAATAAAAGGCTGCACTTACTGAATGCCTGCTGTGTGCCCAGCACTGTACCACATGGATCACTTGCCCAGATCGCATAGCTGAAGTGGCAAAGGCTGGATTTAACCTGAGAACTGTCAGACTGTCTCCACTATtgccaacaaaaaaacaaagttctTTCTGGATTTGGGCCATGGATgggcagagggaaggagagggagaagctgTTTGCCAATAGGACCAGCATCCCTGGGAGGTACTATCCAGCGGCCATGTGGagctatttaaattaattaaaattaaagtttaaattcACTTCCTTAGCCACATTTTAAGTATTCGGTAGTCACAGATGGCTGGCGACTATGGCATTGAGCAGAACAGATACAGAGTACTTCATGACAAAATGCGCTGTTGGATACTTCTAGGCTAGGACACTTTCCTCTTCAAACCTGGGTGACCCGGGAGATGCCAGCCCCTCTTTAGGCCTAAGGAACAACCTAAGAGACACCATTCGTTTCCCTCTCTGCACTGCCCCTGGAAGCATCCAGGAAGAACAGTAATATGTGACAATATACTATTTTTTATCCCAATAGTCCTGCCAAAAGGTCAAAGAGATTTCTTTACCAAACTCAAATCAGGTTTTTAAATAATGCTTCAGAAGCACCCCCCACTCCACCAGTTACTCTGCCAAGTTCCCACTGGCACCAGGCCCGCTCTCTCCCTGACACAGTGCTTCTGCCCCTGCAAAGAAGCCGTTCCTCTGGCCTCtccagcccctccccctccagcaGCAATCCCCAGCAACCCCTGGGGTAGGGCAGCAGGCCCCAAATCCTCTCAAGGAGCCTGTCCTCCTCTCTGGTGGACCTGTCACACATGTCACTTGCAAAAGAATAGTCATTGTAGAGTACCTAGGTAATCTTTCCCAGCCTGCTTCTAACAATTCCAGGAAACCTAGCCCCACCCAGCTCACGTGGTCTGTTGGAAGTTTGGCCATGGGTCCTCTACAGACCTGCACTTGCTTACCTGGCAGAGGACAGGATCCTTTAAGATCTTCATTTACTTGGGTGTTTTTGTTCTTCTCTGCAACTCCTCAA
This window harbors:
- the LOC109692659 gene encoding uncharacterized protein; this encodes MTELVSSRGRSPVGDGEEGLGDDQGLVIHHPAEEQPHRCLLCGQTFSQQPSLVRHQKAHAGTGRAAAFVCPECGKAFSVKHNLEVHQRTHTGERPFPCPECGRCFSLKQNLLTHQRIHSGEKPHQCAQCGRCFREPRFLLNHQRTHARMPAPHPRRPGVFGERRPYFCPRCGKSFAREGSLKTHQRSHGHGPEGQAAHLGRVL